One region of Natronorubrum aibiense genomic DNA includes:
- the glyA gene encoding serine hydroxymethyltransferase yields the protein MSDPLTEVDPAVADAVERERERQESTLGMIASENHVSEAVLAAQGTALTNKYAEGYPGARYYGGCEHVDEVERRAIERAKSLWGADHVNVQPHSGTQANMGVYFAALEPGETILSLDLTHGGHLSHGHHVNFSGQLYEVEQYEVDPETGYIDYDALAEQARAVDPAMIVSGSSAYPREFDWKRVGEIADTVDAYHLADIAHITGLVAAGVHSSPVEHADFVTGSTHKTVRAGRGGIIMCDEAYADDVDSAVFPGSQGGPLMHNIAGKAVGFGEALEPEFEAYADRTVENAATLADVFRDRGLSLVSDGTDKHLVLVDLRESHPELTGDDAEAALSDVGIVVNKNTVPGETRSPFVTSGVRIGTPALTTRGFGPAEIETVAHHIVDVLDAPDDDATFERVSESVDDLCDLFPVYE from the coding sequence CCACTCACAGAGGTCGATCCGGCGGTCGCCGACGCCGTCGAACGCGAACGCGAGCGTCAGGAGTCGACGCTGGGAATGATTGCCTCGGAGAATCACGTGTCCGAAGCCGTACTGGCCGCCCAGGGAACAGCGCTGACGAACAAGTACGCCGAAGGCTACCCCGGCGCGCGCTACTACGGCGGCTGCGAACACGTCGACGAGGTCGAGCGACGGGCGATCGAACGGGCGAAATCGCTGTGGGGAGCCGACCACGTCAACGTCCAGCCACACTCGGGCACGCAGGCGAACATGGGCGTCTACTTCGCCGCCTTAGAGCCGGGTGAGACGATCCTTTCGCTGGATCTGACCCATGGCGGCCACCTCAGTCACGGCCATCACGTCAACTTCTCCGGTCAGCTCTACGAGGTCGAACAGTACGAGGTCGATCCGGAAACGGGGTACATCGACTACGACGCCCTCGCCGAACAGGCCCGTGCGGTCGACCCGGCGATGATCGTCAGCGGCTCCTCGGCGTACCCCCGCGAGTTCGACTGGAAGCGTGTCGGCGAGATTGCAGATACGGTCGACGCCTACCATCTCGCCGATATCGCCCACATCACCGGCCTCGTCGCGGCGGGCGTCCACTCGAGTCCGGTCGAGCACGCCGACTTCGTCACCGGGAGCACGCACAAGACCGTCCGGGCCGGTCGGGGCGGGATCATCATGTGCGACGAGGCGTACGCCGACGACGTCGACAGCGCGGTTTTCCCCGGCAGTCAAGGCGGCCCGCTCATGCACAATATCGCCGGCAAGGCCGTCGGCTTCGGGGAGGCCTTAGAACCCGAATTCGAGGCGTACGCCGATCGAACCGTCGAAAACGCGGCCACCCTCGCGGACGTGTTCCGCGACCGCGGGCTGTCGCTGGTCTCCGACGGTACCGACAAACATCTCGTCCTCGTCGATCTCCGAGAGTCGCATCCGGAACTCACCGGCGACGACGCCGAAGCCGCGCTCTCGGACGTCGGCATCGTCGTCAACAAAAACACCGTTCCGGGCGAAACCCGGTCGCCGTTCGTCACCAGCGGCGTCCGGATCGGCACGCCCGCGCTGACGACCCGCGGGTTCGGCCCCGCGGAGATCGAGACGGTCGCCCACCACATCGTCGACGTGCTCGACGCGCCCGACGACGACGCGACGTTCGAGCGCGTCTCCGAGTCGGTCGACGACCTCTGTGACTTGTTCCCGGTGTACGAGTGA